The sequence tcgTCAAATCATGAAACTGAGGTCACTGAGCACCAGATATCCTAACTTCTGCGTCGTCCCGACTGTCAGCAGCATCTTCTTGTCTTTCTGGTTCATTATTTTCGTACAGGTGCCTAGTCTCAGGCAGTGAATCATTTTGAATTCTGTCAAGTTCAAGTTCTGCTTCCTTACTAGCCTCTTTTCTCTTGTTCATGTATTTCTTGAGTTTATCCAAGGAGACGGCGCATAAAGCTGATGCAATGTAGATCACTGAGATCATATAGAAACCAATGACATAATTTCCCTCAGTGTCTCGAAGCCAGCCTGAGAGGACAAAGAAGACTTCTGGTAATATGCAACGCGAAACTGAAAAACGtatatttttgctcaaacttttttcaAGGAAACTTAAACCATTTTCTTCAACAATCAAGAATGGGTCAGTGTGAAAATTTGGTGCAATGTGcttcagaaacaaattacccataatcTCTTGTTCAAAAATGGCTGCTATCAATACCAGTATATTAACTTTTTCATCACCTTGAAACTTAATTTCATCTATTAGCTTCAAAATAAGTCTATACAGACAGAATACCAACAGCATATTTTACAATTTAGAGTTCGAACATCTGCCTCTGAGGCATATTACGTAACGGAACTCCTATGCGTTCGTAATCTAGGATGCACTCTTCGGTTCACTGCTGAGGGTGCAGCAATCCGTTAATTTACAGAAGCCTACCGCTAACAGAGCATTTTACCCGGATTATTCTTTGTATGTGCTCCAAGGCTGTGGAACAGACTGTCAACTTATCTCCAAtgtgttgataattttaaaagtttttaagtcacattaaaaaatttaactttttaaattttatagatAGATTGTAGATTTATAAGCTTATATAGGTACGTGATATTTCACACAATTCCTTTACTCTATGTTTATAATTGTAGTGTAAGGTGCCTGGAGATGTCTTTTTTACATTGAAGTCATTTTTaaggaaataataataataataatgattacTGTTATATGCTATTTTAgggaaataataataatgattacTGTTATATTCTACGTCAGTTAACCATTGTTACAGAGAATATAGCTCCCACTGTTAATGCAATAATTTATAGCTTTCGCAGTGTTATTGTTGGTGTGTTGTCGGCTACTCTATCTCGTACTAACCCTATTTACATATCACATATATCAGATATGCAGTGTTAATGAACATCCTGAACTGTCCTTTTTGTTGCTTGTATCTGCCTAGTTTTTTTGAATTTACACATTCTGATTGAAATCAGACTTAGAGATGGCGATGTTTCCTCATTTGCTTGTTCTCTGCTGCTGTCCTCATCTGACCCACTGGCATAGAAGATTGTATTCAACTGCAAGCATCATCCACAGCAGCCAACCCAATCGGCGGTGCAGAGGTTTACAGCACCACTTACCATTTTCACTATTTGACCATGAAACTTCAGATAGGAACGGCAATTAATTGCTTACACTGGTTCATGTCAACTGGAAACGTTGCCATCGTATATCtgattttattcagatttgGAGTTACTGTACCACCTCGATCTTCTCGTAATGTTGGCAGCTTCTTTTGCCTGAGTTTCATGCGTGCAAATACTTGCAGTATGCTAATATGAACAATGGACAAAGAAGACTGTAAAAGATTTGTATTGAAACATACTATTATGTTTGTAACTATCACTTCCATACCTACAATTGGCGACACGATGTTGCCAAAACCCTGTGCCTGTATAAACATAGACATGCCACCGTCAAATTTGTCAGCTCCCACAAAGTAGTGTACAACCACAGCGCTCATAGGGATGCAACACGCCATACCAATGCCAAACAGGATCATGTAAACCAACTGACCTGAAACAATCGCATAAGAAggtgaaataattaattttactGCTCTTTCATCAATCAAATGCCTAAATGTGACAGACTTTGGTCATCATTATCAACATGATGATCCAGTCCCCTTTTGCTACTTGGAGTATTATTGGGAAAATGCGACCTTCATAGTGGACCTCCTTCAGATATGCCCCCGTTTTCTCTTATTGTCTATCATACCTTAATAAAGAACATTTCAGCCTATTTTTATCTGCTGTGTAAATTATTTATAATTATAACGTCATACCTTGGTAATTACCATAAACGTATCCACTGTATAAACTCTCCCGTTTCCCAAGATGCTAATCGATTCGTCTGCGGGCACTGTTGGTGGATTAACggttgaacacgattggaactaattttggataattggatagtgtaTACTGTTGgcataatctgcaaatgtaagctcatctgcttttcttttcttttttaagcaaaacacttgttttatgggtaatttgcaatattgcaacttttAGCTATAGGGCACCCAACACTTCTGAACAATTGAAAGATTCATTTCtctcaaattagttctaatcgtctTGTTGATAAAAATGAATACCGGGAATACATACTAAaagcatatttacatatataaattTAGTTCAGAGTGGGCACAGATTAATTTCCTAAAGCCCAGTCAGCAATCACGCGCATTATAAAATTAAGAGTGCCACCTGTGGACAGTTTTGTACGCATGATGCTGCAAATCAAGCTCTGAATTACAATGTTGTGGATAGGTTCCCGCCATCACTAGACCAGAGACCCAACTTCATGTGCGAATGGAACACAATGTCTAATCACTTTTTAGGAATTCTACTTCCAGTGGATTTTATTGTagcttaaaaactatctactgttgattgaccaatcagagtgctcaattcagggtgttttatttactcgtaaagccttggtcaccaaattccagaaacaaatgacagcgccgtagtaaagtactgtccaatcaaaattgaacatgtcatattctgtagacatctggtacgttttaatattcaaatttggtaacacagcggaaaccagctgcaacacaaaatctgctgtgccctagggcatttatataatgtggcctagggcatttataggatgttccattacattggaaggctatttcacaaataaaagttttaattcatatcctaagcatgttacattgacaaaggggacggttgacgtaaacacattgaaaacgaaaatatatcagttaggggcgatagtttttaagtcggataaaaccctcgtactcggctcgtctggtatataaagtccaaccctacgataaaatgtctcggcctgcggcctcgacattttatcgttgggttggactttatataccagaagagccctcatactcgggctttatcctatacttcaAGTATATATATTTAGCATTTATATAAACATTACATAATTCACTGGCGGGGTGTTCATACAGGCACTGAAGTAGTAACAGATGAACATGAAACATAGAGTTCTTGCCTTAAAATCATACTCAAGTCATTCTCCTGTTAGTGTTGCCGAATTTTATTTGACAATGCCTTATCTTTACTGTGATTGCCTATTACTCGGTGCAGTCCATGCATTTCCCCAGGTGTACTAAAGTAAATATTAAAGTCCACACATCTATAAGCTAATGCtctataatttttaaaatcactGTCTCTGTCATTCAAAGGATGTGAAACATGTAACAAAAATTATACTTACCTTCGTAGGTCGTGATGTAGATACTTATGAGCGAGGTAAGTCCACATATCCCCATACTGAAACCGTAGAGCAAATGAGGCTTAAGCGTCTTAAATCTTCCTCCAAGAATACCCCAGAAAGCTCTGCCAAGGCACTGAGTAAGTCCTGTCACTGCTGGTAGACTTGAACTTTTAAAGCTTGGAATGCCAAAATCTCTTGCTCTCTTAACCTGGCAGTAAAATTGGATAGTTACCAGTAATTATAACTGTGCGCCAAATGTGTTTGTATGCAAATGCATAATTCTGATCGGTAGAGAGCTCATCTTACTAGCTGTAGACCAGAATAGGAGTACACAAGAGCTCAACTAAACTTAAAAGGCTAATGCAAAAGTGATTGGCATTTTGATTTAAGTGAAAATTAATATGATAAAGTACATTGAGACTTAAAACTGTTTATACATTAAAcgtaaattcaaaattgcttaTATGACTACCCATTGAAATATTTGGTACGGGCAATAATGCATCAGAATTGTCATTCTTTGCCATCTACTAAACTTACGTTGACTGAGTACATGTACCATGTAACGCCATTACTTACATCAATTAGTCCTTATTTTAGATACATCTACTTCATTCATAGACACTCACTCAATTTTAAAATCTCTTTTCTCCTCTTTTCTAGATCTTGTGCTCAAACTGCAGAGAAACCATTAAAATACCAGAAATACATAGAATATATTGATTCAAGATACCAGTATTCGCAATAACTCCCTTCATACATGTAGGTAGTCATTCAACTCATCTTGATACAGCACATTCCAGTTAGAACAATCCTCCTGCTGTGTACCTGCCTGTGGCTGGGACTGGCTTGAAACTATAAAATACCCATATTTTGCTTTCTTTAAGCAGACAATAATCTGTACTTTCCATTCTGAATAGTTATTGTATTATTCTTTACTATGACTTGTCTCATGTCTTGAAAGTCACGCGTATGTACAAGTATCCGTGAGGCAGCTAATCTTTTGTCCTCCAACGCAGGACAAATGATTACCTGCCTTTGGGCAAATTCTGTAGTCACTTGCTAGGACTATATAGTATATAATATGACTGATATTGTATAATCGATGAATGGACAGATATCATATCATATGTGACTAGTACTTCAGGCAAATGCCAATTAAAAACagttcaaagcaatcaaaaactATTGAAAGGTATAACTTTAGCAGCTAGTCGCAATCACGAGCTTTGCTGAAAATATTTGGGAGACTTACCACATGAGAGAAGACAGCAAAGTGGCCAGCAGCATGGCTAAACGCGGTAAACAATATTAGAACGAATATTATGTCACGAAGTAAAGAAACGTCATACATCATGCCTAAAACTTTCTTCACTTTGCGACATATAGATGACACTCCATGGCAATTACAGGGAGATGACCTTTTCTGGGTAATTTTCTTGTGATGATCTACGTCTAAGGCTGATTTTGTGCTGCACCACGTGTCATTACTTTTGATTTGAGGAGTACCAGCATCATCTGACACCACAGCTGATGTAACTACTCGAGCCGTCATGATGTCATCATGTTCCGGGGAACACTGACTTTTCAAAGGAGCCTGGGGCGAGCCCTCTTGTGAACTTTCTGTTGTTTCCACATGAGTGTTCTCCACAAACGGTTTCATGAGGGCGCCAGCCACACAAAAGTGGAGACTTACTCCTGCTAGAATAATTAGGGTTCCGCGCCATCCGTACTTATCCAAGAGCATTTGCGTTCCAAGTGAGAATATCAACTGTCCAAAGCCAGTGCCTGCCAGTGCAAGTCCCATTGCTATACTAAGGCGTTTCTCAAAGTATTTTTGGATCATTGTATAAGCTGGCAGAGGAAACATGAAGAAGAAAAAACCTGtaaatgaaagtaatgaaaGAACATTGCCGGTAATCAGTACGTGACATCATATCATCTATCAAAGTTTAACATAAGACTGTCGCCATATATTAATGATTCTAGAATTGTGGAGAACCTCTCTGTGGGTATGGCACTGTGCCCTAAAATGTATGCATAGCACCTtgctctgattttctgttcaagcAATAAAACTCCTCGTTTGACTGTGAATGCTTTCCAGCCTAGAAGAATTATGGAACTCGCAATTTTCGCATGACTCATTCAAGCTGGAGTGGCATGGTGCACACACAGCAGTATCTCTCAGCCATGTTCAATATTTTGGCATAATGTACAAGAATGCAGTAACTCCATTGGCCTTTACTGGAAGGTCAAATTCACGTGACCATACGGTGTTTGATATAGGCGTCAAAAACAGGGTCCACCTCTACAAATTATGAGCCCTTGGGGGAAAAGGCCAATCCTCATTCTTGGTTTTTTAAAAAGCTTGTGGCAATTTTTTCACAGGTAGAAGTATAGAGAAATGTTATTGGGAGACTTACGCGTGTTGGTTAGAAGAGACAAAGAAATCTTGAGTGTGTTGTTACATTATGGGAACTTTGAAACAGATGTAAGCCATGTAGGACAGGTAAGCGACAAGTATAATTATTGTATTACGCACATAATTTattctttgtttacattgaaatgattttattgtattacattttatttaattttctatGGCTTGATTTTTTCTTTGCAGACACCAAGTCcacaagaaaatatattttttcattatccTTGTTTGTATGAAGTGCAGTTTCCTTATTATTCAAAAAATAGACTGGAATACACCTCACAGAgaactgatattttaaaaactttttatgCACATTTACTGCATGTATTCATAGCAGTATACAGATATTTTGGCAATCAAAGACAGTCAACGTTTGGACATTAATTAAACAGACTGATcaaaactgaaacaaaaatgatgaaaagttGCATTAATTTTAACACTAAAAAATAACATACAAGTAAAAATATATACATTAGAGAAACTATATAATTACATGTAGTCACtgaaaaatttttgcaaaaatacgATCTGATCACTGTTGTACAAACATTAACAACTATACTGACCAATCTTCACATGTAATATCTGAAAGTTCCGTGTTCATAGTGTAACTGTTCGTTTACACAACTACAACCATGtgaatttttacatttatgtggcCCCCTTCTTTTCCGTAAAAGATCACTCAGAATACGAAGTACAAACAATTATGATACATATTATGATACATAGTCATAGGTCATAGCGGTCACTGCAATGCGCATAGTGTCAATAACTGCATAAGTTAAATGCATACTTATATTAACTGAGAATGGTGCATCAATAGCAGCAAACAATGGACACACCTACTTATGCTGTTAAAACCGTTACCAATCACCAGAATAACAGATACCTCTTTCTCGTCAGCATCAACCTCACGCTTTACAAAAACGACGTGTTCTACATACCTATAACAAAGCTTttaaatatatgtgtatattatgtttaacaaaaaaacccaaaaacctGTAAACTGCAaagaatttatatatatatatatatatatctatatctatatctatatctatatatatatatatatatatatatatatatatatatatatatatatatatatatatatatatatatatatatatatatatatatatatatatatatatattacagtactTGTACGTTTAAAGTTCAATGataacaatataattttggAAGCACCAACAACACTTTCAATTTAAACAGCCAATTGCACATTCGGTAGTTGACAGAATTATGTTGTGACATGTGATCTCTTATTCATCAAATTGAAACGTCAACTGATGTGATTATTTGAGAGGTATTCATTTAGGGACCAAAGCTCAAATGACGGTTGACATAGGCTTTTTGTTTCGGCGCGTACCTATGAGGTTGCCGGCTGATGTCCGCCGGTCGTACTACGATAGGGGCGTTAAATCTGCTACTCATAAGATACTGAAATATTCACAGAACTTGCGATTGcttattgaaaattgcggcCGGTAATACTGTCACAGCCAGCGCCAACAAACTTGCTGGATTTGAAAGGGTGTCAATTTAATGCAGCTCAAAGTTCGCCGAAATGTGTTTCTGTCTTTGCTATCAAGTATCAGAAATCGCCGCGTTTATGCCAATAATACAGTTCCATCTTTATATCTGTGTCGTACATGTCTCTGGCCGGTGATAAGTACATACACGAGCGTACAAGGCAATCTTTCCATTTGCAATGTGAATATTTTCGAGGCGATcgaaatcagggtgacagactagATTTGCACTCAACTGATGCCGTTGCTATGAGTTCACGTAGGGTACGGTCGCATAATGGCGATAGTGCGTTACCAATCTCAAAGTGGCATCAGGGTCACATTTACATGATTGACCACCCTCAATTTTCCTCCAGCCCACAACCccataataactgaaggctCCGTTAGACGATAAATAGGTAATGTGCAAACATGTATGCCATTGTGACTTTAAATATACACTGCACTTGCTGCAGACCATAGTTTTATAGCGAACTACCCTTCGAACTCTTTGTCTAAAGGTGTGTCTTAGCTGTTGACTCAATTGTTGTGGGTTCATAGCTGTGGTGTTGgttttcttttgtgttttcaCGTGCCGATTTTGACTCGGCCAACTTTTCACGCCGCGACTATTACTATCAACTCGATCCACGTACAAGCACGTAGTTGTGTACTATTTTTCAACCAATTTGCATCCAATTTACAATCAACACATATCCATAGCCTTGTTATCAGGGACTTACCATACCCGATGAACTGCATAAATTTCGACAAAATTGAACTGATGTATACCTGCAACTGTTTTACTACTTTTTCCCAATATTAGCAGCTTCCACACAGATTCAGTTGCTTGTCTATGGAATGTT comes from Ptychodera flava strain L36383 chromosome 8, AS_Pfla_20210202, whole genome shotgun sequence and encodes:
- the LOC139138639 gene encoding monocarboxylate transporter 13-like, encoding MAKTRLDAQSVPPDGGYGWVIVIASFITFTLLNGTLFSFGVLFVALLRAFEGSKADTALIGAVFGGCSIVANPISLVLCNRFSHRKVMMVSGIGCAVSLILSSRTTSLFQLLFSYGVMASFFFFMFPLPAYTMIQKYFEKRLSIAMGLALAGTGFGQLIFSLGTQMLLDKYGWRGTLIILAGVSLHFCVAGALMKPFVENTHVETTESSQEGSPQAPLKSQCSPEHDDIMTARVVTSAVVSDDAGTPQIKSNDTWCSTKSALDVDHHKKITQKRSSPCNCHGVSSICRKVKKVLGMMYDVSLLRDIIFVLILFTAFSHAAGHFAVFSHVVKRARDFGIPSFKSSSLPAVTGLTQCLGRAFWGILGGRFKTLKPHLLYGFSMGICGLTSLISIYITTYEGQLVYMILFGIGMACCIPMSAVVVHYFVGADKFDGGMSMFIQAQGFGNIVSPIVGWLRDTEGNYVIGFYMISVIYIASALCAVSLDKLKKYMNKRKEASKEAELELDRIQNDSLPETRHLYENNEPERQEDAADSRDDAEVRISGAQ